In Fischerella sp. PCC 9605, the genomic window ACAACCCTCAACCCTCTCTGCGCCTGCCATTTGGGCTAGTTCTGCTGCTGCTACTGCACAACCGCGATCGTTGTGCGGATGCACGCTAATAATGACGCTATCTCTCCGTTGTAAGTTGCGGTGCATCCACTCTACTTGATCGGCAAATGTATTCGGTGTCGCCACCTCTACAGTTGCAGGCAGATTGATGATAGCTTTGTGCTGCGGTGTGGGTTGCCAGATATCCAAAACTGCATCGCAAATTTCTTTGGCGAAGTCGAGTTCTGTTGCTGTAAAGGTTTCGGGCGAATACTGGAATTGCCAATTTGTCTCTGGGTGTTCTGCTGCCAATTCAGTAAATAGTTTGGCTGCGGAAACTGCCAGATTGATTGTTCCCAGACGATCTAAGCCAAAAACGGTGCGACGAAATACAGGAGAAGTTGCATTGTACAAATGCACGATCGCACTTTTTGCTCCTCTTAAAGCTGCAAAGGTACGACGAATCAAGTCTTCTCTAGCTTGTGTCAAAACTTGAATCGTGACATCATCAGGGATTAATTCCTGCTCAATCAAGGATCGAACAAAATCAAAGTCGGTTTGCGAAGCGGATGGAAAAGCGACTTCAATTTCCTTGAAACCAATGCTTACTAAAAGATTAAACAGGCGTAACTTACGCTCTACATTCATCGGTTCAATTAACGCCTGGTTCCCATCTCGTAAATCCGTACTCAACCAAATGGGAGGATGAGTAATTATTTTATTTGTCCAAGTGCGATCGCTCAAATTAATTGGTGCAAATGGGCGATATTTTGTTGCAGGATTCTTTAACACGTTCGTTTCTTCCTTTGTTGTTGATCGTTGTTATGAGGCGTTGTGGCACAAGGTATTACAGAAAAAATTGGGCTGTCAGGTTGCCACATTGTCCAAACCTGAGAACCCACAGGTAGTCGTAGTAATGTCTCCAGCAGCAGATGTAGTTGCATAAAAATCTCCAACAAGTATTGTTTCAATATGTATTATTAGTGGTATGAGCAAAGGTTGAAATGACAAAGAACTTTTCACGTCAAGCACTTTGCCGCATTCCAAAATCTTTGCATCTGTCCAAACTCTTAAATTAGTATCATTGGCGATTAACCATTATTTGTTTAATCTACCAATAGCGATTCCTCAAAAGAATCAGGTGCTGATTTCAATCAACAAAAAATCTATTTAGCTCATGTAAAATCTATTTGCGCCCAAGGCGCAGTAGCAGCCCCAGCCCTAGTAGAAGGCTAGAAAATAGTTGTAGAGATAGCTGCTTTACGAGCATAGTTTTACAAACCAATTCTTAAGGATAATTGTAACTCTATAAAATTTATAGGTCAATAGGTAAAGTCTAAAAATCTTTGAGGAAATCAATCATAAATAAATTCAGACATTGATCCTATTACAAATAATTTAGTCAAGTTAAAGTCAAATTTCTTCGTGAAAAAAATTATTACTTTTGGGCAATGCTAATTTCTTTCCCTGATAAAATCCCACCAAAGGAAGTAATAATTTTCACTCTTAAATAACATAAAACCCTATTTATCAGAACTTGGCGGACAAAATTCTGGAGAATTAGCAATTACAATGCAACCTTTAAGACCGCAACTTTGGTTTCTACTACCCTGGTTGGTTCTCAGTATTTTCAGTCATCCCCAAATTGCCCAAGCATCTGGGTTTGCCTTATCTGAACAAAGTGTCAAAGGTTTAGGTAACGCTTTTTCTGGAGGAGCTACAGTAGAAGATGCCAGCGCTATTTTTTTCAATCCAGCGGCATTAACCCAATTGTCTGGTAACTCAGTTCAAGGTGCTGCTTTCTATCTCTCGCCCACAGTTCGGTTTGAGAACCAGGGATCGTCACTAATTAACGGTACTCCGTTGCGCGGGGGTGAGGGGGGAGAAGCTGGTGTAAACGCGGTAGTTCCCAACCTTTACACCGCTTGGAGTCTTTCTCGAAGCATCAAACTTGGTCTGGGTGTGAATGTACCATTCGCTCTGACAACGGAGTATCAATCGGACTGGGTGGGGCGTTATCAAGCAGTCAAATCCAAGCTCACAACGATTAACATTAATCCAGCAGTCGCTGCAAAACTAAACGAGCAGCTTTCTGTTGGTGCTGGCGTAAATCTTCAATATGCCAATGCAGAACTTTCCAATGCCATTGATTTGGGATTGATTGGTAGTAGTTTCGGATTGCGATCGCTACCCCAATCTGCCGATGGTTTTGTAGAGGTGACAGGTGACGATTGGAGTTGGGGCTATAACTTAGGAATTCTCTACACTCCCAGCAAAAATACTCGTATTGGACTGGCGTACCGTTCTGCCATTACCCACCAACTCAAAGGCAATGCAGATTTTTCGGTTCCCACAGTTGCTGCACCTATTACTCAGCACGGGTTATTCACAGATACAGATGCCAAAGCGGAACTGAAACTGCCTGACAATCTTTCCTTGAGCGTCTACCAAAAGGTATCTCCTCAAGTTGCCATTACAGGGGATGTAACTTGGACAAACTGGAGCCGTTTTGACGAGCTGCGAATTGAGTTTGATAACCCAGATCAACCTGATAAAGTGCAACCTCAAAATTGGCAAGATACAGTGCGTTTGGGTTTAGGGGTTAACTATCAAGTGAATAATGCCCTCACTTTACGAGCAGGGGTTGCTTACGACCTTACCCCAGTGAAAGACGAATACCGCACCGCCCGTATTCCAGATAGCGATCGCACTTGGGTAGCGGTGGGCGCTAGTTGGCGGCCTTCTGATTCGCTCAGTTTAGATGTGGGTTACGCTCATTTATTTCTTGGTGATGCCCCTATTGAACAGGTGAGTACAACTGAAGGGATTCTCAAAGGTGAGTATGACAATCAGGTGGATATTGTGGGAGTGCAGTTAAACTGGAGCTTCTGAAAACTAGACGCACCTAAAGCGGAGAACTCCCCCGAATCAGGTGCATCTTGTGTTTTTTCTAATTCCCTAAGTCTCTGTATTTTCCGATTACGGAGCGAGAGCATTACCGCGAATTAAGCTACCAATTGTCTTGGCAGTAATTTTGAGCTGGGTGATGGGATTAGCTGGCACAACTGTTTTATACAGGTAGCTATCAAAAGTCAGCCGCTGTACATCAAGGTCAGCACACATTTCCACAAATGCTTCACGGGTAGCATCGGAACGGTAAAAGACGGTTTGTAGGAGGTCTAGCACCTTGTAGGTGAGTCCGTATTTCTTATCCCAGCGCTTCAGGTAAACCTTGAGGTCAGCTTCCGTGGGGATGCGAGTACCGCCGTTGGACATTTCCACAATAGTTTCGGCACACATCCGCCCGGACTTGGCAGCAAAGTAAATGCCTTCGCCAGAGGACTTGGTAACATAGCCCGCAGCATCTCCAACCAAAGCCACACGACCGACAACGCGACGGGGACGGGGATGTTCGGGAATGGGGTGTGCTTCGACTTTGATGATTTGACCGCCTATCAGCTTGCGGGCAGCACGGGCGCGGATACCAGCTTGCAATTGTTTGATGCTGGCTTTGTTAACGTGCATCGTGCCGGTGCCAACAGCTACGTGGTCGTATTTGGGGAAAACCCAAGCGTAGAAATCGGTAGAAACGTCGTCACCGACGTACATTTCCGCTAGGTCGTTGTAATAGACCATTTGCTCTTGGGGTAGGCGAATGCGCTCTTGAAAAGCGATCGCATAATTGTAATCCCCAGCATCAATTTCCTTGGCAATACGGGAATTGGCCCCATCCGCCCCGATAATTAAATCAACTTTCAGGGTTTTGGTAATGCCCTGAGCACCACCTTCTGTATGGTCTACGTAATGGATGGTATAAGGGTCAGTGTTGTTTGTGGGAATATCAAGTTTATGAACGGTGGCATTTATTAAATGTGCGCCTAATTTTGCCGCGCGATTCCGCAGATAACCATCTAGCACCTCGCGACGACACATTCCTATATATTCTTCTTCTTTTTCAAGATTGATATCAACCTCACGATTGGAGGGTGAAATCATTTTCATCTTCCGCACTTGGCGATCGATGATATCCTTGGGCAGGTCAAATTCACTGACCATGCACAGGGGAATTGCACCGCCACATGGCTTGGCATTGTCTAGCTTGCGCTCAAACAGGTAGGTTTCAATCCCAGCTTTCGCCAAAGTCTCTGCGGCAGATGAGCCAGCTGGGCCTGACCCAATAACAGCAACCCGTAGTGTCAAAGGTCTACTCCCAATCTTCACATTTACCGAAAGCATCGTATCACGGAGTTTTAGCGGATTTATCTGTCACTCTCAGGATTTCACGGAATTGCAATATTCCTTAATGTTTCGCAAAGTAGGGGATCGGGGATTGGGGGAGGAGTGTTTAAAAAAATAACCACTGACGCGATTAATCGCGTCTCTACATAACTACTAAACACTAACTACAACAACAGAGTATTAAAACTTTTATACCCAAGAGTATGCTGCTTATGGTATATATAATATACGAAAAACCCATCAAAAAGCCGTAGATTATTTGCAGAGGTTCCTACCAGTGGGCATAGTAGTTGAAAACGTATCCAAACAGTTTGGCAGTTTCAAAGCGGTTGATCGGGTGAGTCTGGAGATTGAAAGTGGCTCGCTTGTGGCTTTGTTAGGACCATCAGGTTCAGGAAAGTCTACTCTGTTGCGGTTAATTGCTGGCTTGGAAATGCCAGATAGCGGCAAAATTTTGCTGACTGGCAAGGATGCTACCTATCAAAGCGTGCAAGAACGGAATATTGGGTTTGTATTTCAGCACTATGCTTTATTTAAGCACATGACAGTGCGGCAAAATATTGCTTTTGGTTTGGAGATTCGCAAGGTTCCAAAAGCAAAAATCAAGATGCGGGTAGAACAATTGCTGGAATTGGTGCAACTGAGTGGGCTGGGCGATCGCTACCCATCACAATTATCCGGCGGTCAACGGCAAAGGGTAGCCTTAGCAAGGGCATTGGCAGCAGAACCCAAGGTATTATTGCTAGATGAACCCTTCGGTGCGCTGGATGCCAAAGTTCGTAAAGACCTACGCGCTTGGTTGCGGCGGCTGCATGATGAAGTGCATGTTACCACTGTTTTTGTTACTCACGATCAAGAAGAAGCGATGGAAGTCTCAGATGAAATCGTGGTGATGAATAAAGGACGTGTGGAACAGGTGGGGACACCTGCGGAAATTTACGATCATCCCGCCACAGCATTTGTGATGAGTTTTATCGGGCCTGTGAACGTGTTACCTAGTACTTCGCGAATTTTCCAAGGTAACGGGTTCGATTCGGCACACCCAGAAATGTTCTTGCGTCCGCAAGATGTAATTATAGAAACCTCCCCCAATGGCACTACCGTACCTGCAAGGGTGAGTCGATTGATACATTTAGGCTGGGAAATTCAAGCGGAATTGTCTTTAGATGATGGGCAAGTAGTGACAGCACACTTAACACGCGATCGCTTTGATCAATTGAAGTTGGAACCGCAGCAAAAGGTGTATGTAAAACCGAAGGATGCTAAGTCTTTTCCGCTGTATTATTCAATTTAAAAATAAGCAAACAAGTTGAAAGCCAATATTCACCCCAATAAACAGGGGTATTTTTGGTTGTTGCCAATCAAGTTAGCTCAAATTCTGAACTAGTATGTCACGGCAAAGAGTAGCAATTTGAAACGCAGAGGGGCGTAGAGTCTTGGTGCAAAAATTTCGCTATGAACTTATTTAATGTTGTACTAAGTATGTGAACAAGTCTTAGGAAGTAGTTTTTGCCCACTAACTACTAACTACTAACCACTAACCACCTTAGCTATGACTTCACGTGATGCACCTCAATCACCGTATGCACGTTACCACGTGGTGCAAAATCCGCTTTAACAGTTATTTCCAAAGGATCGCAAGCGGCGACAAAATCATCCAAAATTTGATTAGCTGATTCTTCGTGGGAAATATAGCGATCGCGGTAACTGTTAATGTAAAGCTTTAGCGCCTTTAATTCCACTACCAGTTGATCGGGTATGTAGGTAATGTGAATTGTGGCAAAGTCAGGATAGCCAGAAAATGGGCATTTACAGGTAAATTCCGGCAATGATATGTCAATTTTATAGCGACGTCCCACACGCGGATTGGGAAATGTAATTAGTTTTCCTTCCGCAATATTGCGTTCGCCATACTTCATTTCTTGACTTGGCTGAGATACAGTTTCAGGTGAGGAATTGCTCATGGACAAATTCAAAATTAGTCAATGGTCATTGGTCATTGGTCATTGGTCATTAGAATTTAAACTTTTGACTTTTGAATGCGTGACTTTTGACTTATAAATCTTCTGCTTCCCAATCTGGTAATTCATCTGCTTCCCAGTCTGGGCAATTTTCACCCTCCCATCCGTAGGGGTGCATACCGCAGACTAATAAATTACCACCATAAACTTGACCGTGGTAATGACAACAACCTATACAAGCGGGATTTTGTTCTACCGAGGGTTCAACTGGGTAAGGAAAAGCCGGATCTAAATCATCTCCTACCACATCTTCTAGTTCCCAGTAAATTTGCTCAGCTAAATCTTGCAAATACTGGTCAACCTCAGTAGCAATTGTATTTTGCAATTGCTCGGTTATTTCTTCCGTGACTTCAAAAAAAGTATCTACCATTTCACTCATCCCTTGGAAAAAGTGTTCTACTTCATCAGCCACTGTTTGTACCATTTCCCAAATTTCTTTTTGCCAATTTTCCATAAAACTAACGCCTTACTGGCTATGTAAATAGAGGACACTGGTGTATCTGCCAGAAATTGCCTGTTGTTTTGGATTTCCTGAGAGTAGACGTTTTTCCGGAGGGTGGGTACGTAAGCATTGCGTAGACACCCTTTCAGCAACTTCTCTTTGGGTATTATTGTCTTGTCGCAACCAAATGCCCGTAGATGTTCAGTACTACTTAGCACCGAAGCACTGAAGCACACCCTGAGGAACAGGTTTTAACTAAAATTTTAAGCCATAGAGTAATGGGTTGATATCAGTATTGCACTACTAATCTCAACCCATCACAAATTGCCAATTATTTGTCGCGTTGCAGGCGCTTTAACTCGTCTTGCAGTTCTAGAACTTGCTGGCGCAACTGATCTACATCTTCATCGGTTTGAGCAACTTTCGCTGTTGGCTGCTCATCATCTTCGATGATTTCAATGCGACGCGGTTCAGAGGGAGGGGTTGTTTCAACCGTTGGATCGGATGTTGATTGCTGTTGAGCTTGCTTCATCATATCTTCAACAAAACGGCGGGCTTCCTCTGTTGTCATTTCACCCCGTGCCACCATTTCGTCTGCCAGCTTTTGGACTTGCGATCGCACTTCGGATAATGTTCCGCCCGCTCTCTCGCTCGCGTAAGAAGCTAATCCAACACCGAGGTAAAAAGCTTTTTTAACAATATCTCCAAAACCAGGCATTACTGCTTTTACGCTCCTAAAAATAGGGCGACCCGGAGACTACGCCTACTGTAAGCATCCCGTGTTGCTGCTACCTTCCGGTCCTGACAAGATTTGGGCGTTACAGTCGCATAGATCCAGGTCTAGAAATAGCATAGCATTAAATTTCTATAGTGTGTGTTATTCGACTACAATTCGCCATTCATATAATTTGTAGTTGACACAGTCGTTTTTGACCAGTGGGTCATTGGCTGCGATCGCCTGTGCTTCTTCCATTGATGCGGCTTCAAATACCATCATGCCGCCTTCCATCTGTGCCCAGTAGCCAGTTCTAGCTTTGTGTCCTTTGGCAATCAAATCTCGTACGTAAGCTTTATGGGCACTTACGTGTAGGTCAAAGGTAGATTTATCAACTTTGCCTTCTTCAATCTTCACAAAAGTGGGCATTTGCTTGCATCCAATCAAAAACTTATGTTGTAATATTTTCGGAGCGATCATCTGCTTTATAAACTACCCTTGCAAAAATCACAAAATCTTTTTTTCATTGCCCTACTGCCACCACAAGAAATTCAGGACTACGCCAACCAAATTAAGCAGTATTTTGCTGACCAGTACGCCAGTCGGCACGCTCAAAAATCTCCACCTCATATTACCCTACAACCACCCTTTGAGTGGCTAGACGAAAATGTACCAGCATTAGAAGCGTGTTTGCAAGAATTTGCTAGTAGGCAAAAGGCAGTGCCAATTACCCTCAGCGGTTATGGTGCTTTTGTTCCCCGCGTCATATACATTAATGTGGTCAGAAATCCAGAACTGTTAGCTTTGCAAGCTGCTTTAATGACACACTTGCAACGCGAACTCGCAATAGTAGACAAAGTCTCTCAAACTCGCCCCTTTGCTCCCCACATGACGGTGGCGTTTAAAGACTTAACACGGCAGAACTTTAAAGCTGCTTGGCCAGAATTTCAACAGCGCGAACTGTATTTTGAGTTTACAGCGGACAAATTAACGTTACTACGACACGACGGCA contains:
- a CDS encoding phasin family protein; this encodes MPGFGDIVKKAFYLGVGLASYASERAGGTLSEVRSQVQKLADEMVARGEMTTEEARRFVEDMMKQAQQQSTSDPTVETTPPSEPRRIEIIEDDEQPTAKVAQTDEDVDQLRQQVLELQDELKRLQRDK
- a CDS encoding YciI family protein, with product MIAPKILQHKFLIGCKQMPTFVKIEEGKVDKSTFDLHVSAHKAYVRDLIAKGHKARTGYWAQMEGGMMVFEAASMEEAQAIAANDPLVKNDCVNYKLYEWRIVVE
- a CDS encoding OmpP1/FadL family transporter — translated: MQPLRPQLWFLLPWLVLSIFSHPQIAQASGFALSEQSVKGLGNAFSGGATVEDASAIFFNPAALTQLSGNSVQGAAFYLSPTVRFENQGSSLINGTPLRGGEGGEAGVNAVVPNLYTAWSLSRSIKLGLGVNVPFALTTEYQSDWVGRYQAVKSKLTTININPAVAAKLNEQLSVGAGVNLQYANAELSNAIDLGLIGSSFGLRSLPQSADGFVEVTGDDWSWGYNLGILYTPSKNTRIGLAYRSAITHQLKGNADFSVPTVAAPITQHGLFTDTDAKAELKLPDNLSLSVYQKVSPQVAITGDVTWTNWSRFDELRIEFDNPDQPDKVQPQNWQDTVRLGLGVNYQVNNALTLRAGVAYDLTPVKDEYRTARIPDSDRTWVAVGASWRPSDSLSLDVGYAHLFLGDAPIEQVSTTEGILKGEYDNQVDIVGVQLNWSF
- a CDS encoding 2'-5' RNA ligase family protein encodes the protein MQKSQNLFFIALLPPQEIQDYANQIKQYFADQYASRHAQKSPPHITLQPPFEWLDENVPALEACLQEFASRQKAVPITLSGYGAFVPRVIYINVVRNPELLALQAALMTHLQRELAIVDKVSQTRPFAPHMTVAFKDLTRQNFKAAWPEFQQRELYFEFTADKLTLLRHDGRRWNIKAEFSFLSS
- the chlP gene encoding geranylgeranyl reductase → MLSVNVKIGSRPLTLRVAVIGSGPAGSSAAETLAKAGIETYLFERKLDNAKPCGGAIPLCMVSEFDLPKDIIDRQVRKMKMISPSNREVDINLEKEEEYIGMCRREVLDGYLRNRAAKLGAHLINATVHKLDIPTNNTDPYTIHYVDHTEGGAQGITKTLKVDLIIGADGANSRIAKEIDAGDYNYAIAFQERIRLPQEQMVYYNDLAEMYVGDDVSTDFYAWVFPKYDHVAVGTGTMHVNKASIKQLQAGIRARAARKLIGGQIIKVEAHPIPEHPRPRRVVGRVALVGDAAGYVTKSSGEGIYFAAKSGRMCAETIVEMSNGGTRIPTEADLKVYLKRWDKKYGLTYKVLDLLQTVFYRSDATREAFVEMCADLDVQRLTFDSYLYKTVVPANPITQLKITAKTIGSLIRGNALAP
- the queF gene encoding preQ(1) synthase — its product is MSNSSPETVSQPSQEMKYGERNIAEGKLITFPNPRVGRRYKIDISLPEFTCKCPFSGYPDFATIHITYIPDQLVVELKALKLYINSYRDRYISHEESANQILDDFVAACDPLEITVKADFAPRGNVHTVIEVHHVKS
- a CDS encoding sulfate/molybdate ABC transporter ATP-binding protein, which encodes MGIVVENVSKQFGSFKAVDRVSLEIESGSLVALLGPSGSGKSTLLRLIAGLEMPDSGKILLTGKDATYQSVQERNIGFVFQHYALFKHMTVRQNIAFGLEIRKVPKAKIKMRVEQLLELVQLSGLGDRYPSQLSGGQRQRVALARALAAEPKVLLLDEPFGALDAKVRKDLRAWLRRLHDEVHVTTVFVTHDQEEAMEVSDEIVVMNKGRVEQVGTPAEIYDHPATAFVMSFIGPVNVLPSTSRIFQGNGFDSAHPEMFLRPQDVIIETSPNGTTVPARVSRLIHLGWEIQAELSLDDGQVVTAHLTRDRFDQLKLEPQQKVYVKPKDAKSFPLYYSI